CAGGTGGGTGATGCGCACGGCGGAATCGGTGGTGTTGACGTGCTGACCACCCGCGCCCGAGCTGCGCATCGTGTCGATGCGGATGTCGTTCGCATTGATCTCGATGTCCACCGCCTCGGCCTCGGGCAGCACCGCCACGGTGGCCGCCGAAGTGTGGATGCGCCCGCCGCTCTCGGTCTCGGGCACGCGCTGGACGCGGTGCACGCCGCTCTCGAACTTGAGCCGAGCAAAGACGTTGTCGCCCTCGATGCGCACCACCAGTTCCTTGATGCCGCCAAGCTCGGACATCTGCTCCTCGATCACCTCCCAGCGCCAGCCGCGGGTCTCGGCGTAGCGCTGGTACATGCGGGCGAGGTCGCCGGCGAAGAGCGCCGCCTCGTCGCCGCCGGTGCCGGGACGGATCTCGAGGATCGCCGGCCGGGCGTCGGCCGCGTCGCGCGGCAGCAGGGCGAGTTGCAGCGCGTGCTCGGCCTCGGGGAGGCGGGCGCGCAGCTGCGGCAGTTCCTCCTCGGCCAGCGCCTTCATCTCGGGGTCCGCGAGCATCGCCTCGGCCTCGGCGAGATCGGCCTGCAGCCCCTCCCACTCGGCGATCTGGTCGACCACGGGCCTCAGCTCGGCATATTCCCGTCCGAGCGCGGCGATGTCGCCACGGCCCTCGGCCATGCAGGCCTGGACATACTCGAAACGGTCACGGATCTGGTGAAGGCGGTCTGCTGGGATCATGCCGACCTCCTTTCCCGATTGCCGCGCGGCGGTCAAGAGCGGGCATCGGCCAGCCCTCGCCCACAGCGGCGGGAAGGTTTGACCAAGGGTCGATATGTTGATATCAACGTAAGAGTTGATATCAACCCTTCTCATTCCTCTCAGGCATTCCGAAAGGGTCACGTCCATGACCACCAATTTGACCGAAACCCCGCTCACCGTCGTCGCCTTCGACTGGGTTCCGCCCTTCGCCCAGGGGCTCGTGCGCGACCTGCGCGTCCGCTGGGCGCTGAAGGAGGCCGGCCTGCCCTACGAGGTGGACCTGCTGGCGATGGGCACCCAGGGCCAGCCCGCGCATCTTGCCCGCCAGCCCTTCGGCCAGGTGCCGGTGCTGGCCACCGGCGAGACGACCATGTTCGAGAGCGGCGCGATCCTGTGGCGCATCGCCGAGGCCAGCGGTGGCGCGCTCCTGCCCGCGGACCGCGCCGGGCAGGACCGCGCGCTCAGCTGGGTCTTTGCCGCGCTCAACACCATCGAGCCGCCGATCCTGATGCTGCAGCAGGCCGGGCGCCTCGCCGTAGACAAGGCGGCGGCCGAAACGATGGAGGGCGAGATCCGCAAGGCCATCGAGCGCCGCCTCGGCCAGCTTCAGGCGGCGATGGAGGGGCGTCAGTGGCTCGCGGGCGACGGTTTCACCGTGGCGGACCTGCTGATGGCCAGCGTGCTGCGCAACCTGCGCAATACCGACATCGTGGCGCAATTCCCGAAACTGGACGAGTTTCTCGGCCGCTGCACCGCCCGGCCCGCCTTCACCGAGGCGCTCGAGGAGCAGATGGTGCCCTTCGCCGAGAACGCCGCGCGCTACGCCGCGGAGTGAGCGGCACGCACAACGCTCCCGCGGCGACCGCGGGAGCAAATCTCTTGGAAGAGATTTGCAAGGTCCTTCGAAGGACCTTGCCGCCTCAGTCCTGCTGCGCGTCCAGCTTGGCGAGCCAGTCGTCGACGCGGGCCTTGTTGACCCCCATGTCGGA
The Salipiger sp. H15 DNA segment above includes these coding regions:
- the prfA gene encoding peptide chain release factor 1, yielding MIPADRLHQIRDRFEYVQACMAEGRGDIAALGREYAELRPVVDQIAEWEGLQADLAEAEAMLADPEMKALAEEELPQLRARLPEAEHALQLALLPRDAADARPAILEIRPGTGGDEAALFAGDLARMYQRYAETRGWRWEVIEEQMSELGGIKELVVRIEGDNVFARLKFESGVHRVQRVPETESGGRIHTSAATVAVLPEAEAVDIEINANDIRIDTMRSSGAGGQHVNTTDSAVRITHLPTGLVVTSSEKSQHRNREIAMNVLRARLYDMERQKAADSRASDRKAQVGTGDRSERIRTYNFPQGRMTDHRIGLTLYRLEAILGGDLDEIIDALTADAQAALLAEMA
- a CDS encoding glutathione S-transferase family protein, with translation MTTNLTETPLTVVAFDWVPPFAQGLVRDLRVRWALKEAGLPYEVDLLAMGTQGQPAHLARQPFGQVPVLATGETTMFESGAILWRIAEASGGALLPADRAGQDRALSWVFAALNTIEPPILMLQQAGRLAVDKAAAETMEGEIRKAIERRLGQLQAAMEGRQWLAGDGFTVADLLMASVLRNLRNTDIVAQFPKLDEFLGRCTARPAFTEALEEQMVPFAENAARYAAE